The segment CGTGCTCCGGCCCGAAGAGCGCGACGAGCCGCACCTCGGGATGGCGGTGGAGCGCGTCGATGGCGCTGCGCCCGTCGCGGGTGACGGCCGTGTGGTTGGTGATCAGCCCCACGCGCTTGCCCCGCACCAGGTGCAGCGAATCGCGCAGCAGCACCTCCAGCCCGGGGAGCACCGGCTCCTGTGCCTTGGACGCGGTCGGCGCGTTGACGTAGTTGGCGGGGAGCACGGTGGGCTGCTGCGCCCGCGAGGGCGAGGGGCCCAGCTGCGCGGCGAGCGCGCCGACGCACGCAGCCAACGCGGCCACGGGCTTGAGAACCGTTGTGTAGGGCATTGGACGATCGATCCCGCGAAACTGCGTTGATGGCGCGATGATGGTGCGGCCGTTAGACTCGCCGCTTGCGAGGATTGTTCCGCAAAACGCGGTTTCACATGAAAGACACGGAGGATCGGGAGGAACCCTCCCCGGCCCTCCGTGCGCCCCGAGCCCTTCGTGTGAGACCGCGTTCAGCGGCGATCTCGGATGTGCACGGCCATCTGCCGCGGCGGCTTTCCGTCGGGCGTCAGCCACACCACGTCCGCACCCTCGTCCCACCCCTGCCGCTCGCGCCGGATGCGCGCCGCGATCTCGTGTGCGGCCTGCAGGGCCGCGTTCTTCCTGGTCATCCGTTCCTCGCGATCTATGAGTGCAGCGCCGGCGGACCGGCGCATCGATCAGGGGAAATCAGGCCGCGCGGCACAGGCGCGGCGCCACCGCCAGCGTGTCCGGGAGCACCACCGCCGGCAGGCCTGCGCCCGGCTTGGCCATCAGGTGCCCCTGCACGCAGTCCGCGCCCAGGGCGCGCACGGCGGCCAGCTCCTCCGACGTTTCCACGCCTTCCACGATCACCGTGCTGCCCATGGCGTGGCCCAGCATCACCAGCGAATGCACCACCTGCCGCCGGCCCGTGTGCGCGTGGACGCCTCGCACCAGCTCCAGCGCGATCTTCAGGAAGTCGGGGCGCACCTCGGCCAGCACGCGCAGGTCCGAGTAGCCCGTGCCCACGTCGTCCAGCGCGATCTGAAAGCCGAGTTCGCGGTACCGCATCAGCGCGCGCAGAAACCCGGGGTCCGAGCGCATCCGCGACTCTTCCGTCACCTCCAGCACCAGGCGGTTCACCGGCACGCCCGTCTCGGCCACCACGCGCTTGGCGAACTCCAGGAACTCGGGCTCGCGGATGCGCTCCGCTGACAGGTTCAGGAAGAGCAGCGTGTCCGGGCGGCGCCACAGCCCCAGCCGCGTGGCGTTCAGCAGCGCCGTCGTCCAGCACACCCGCT is part of the Longimicrobium sp. genome and harbors:
- a CDS encoding EAL domain-containing protein, whose product is MFDIDTMVDDHATAVQTRTAAPVMEPKFFCTVTPFYQPIVSADGFGVIGYEALARGPLDSPLHSARTLFATANGLGEMAALERVCWTTALLNATRLGLWRRPDTLLFLNLSAERIREPEFLEFAKRVVAETGVPVNRLVLEVTEESRMRSDPGFLRALMRYRELGFQIALDDVGTGYSDLRVLAEVRPDFLKIALELVRGVHAHTGRRQVVHSLVMLGHAMGSTVIVEGVETSEELAAVRALGADCVQGHLMAKPGAGLPAVVLPDTLAVAPRLCRAA